GGCGACCTGCACCTGGTCGAGCTGCTCGGCAACGCGTACCTGCACCCCGGGTCGGTGGACGACCATGGGTGACTGGGGGCCGGTGGCCGCGCTCACCGAGCGGGACCCCACCGACGCGGAGACCGCGCTGCTCAACGCGTACTGCCGGGACATCGCCGCCGCGCTGCGGGCCCCCGGCATGGTGCTGGACCGGGACCCGGACGCCATCGCCGAGCACCTGGACCTGCCGGCGGTCGCGTTGCAGAACCACGTGCTGATGCCGGCGGAGTACCGCCGCGGTGGCGACGCCCGGTTGGCCCGCGCCGTCTCCGGGGTCTCCTGCGTCTCCTGGGCGCTGGTCGCCGAGCGGCTGGCCTACGGCGACACCGGCATGGTCCTGGCCAGCCCCGGCCCGTCGCTGTCCAGCGCCGCCGTCCGGGCGCTGGCCGACGACGCCCAGCAGGCCTGGTTCTACGGCCGGCTCGCCGAGCGCCCCACCTGGACCTTCTTCGGGCTGACCGAACCGGGCAAGGGCTCCGCCGCCGCCGAACTGGAGACCACCCTGACCCCCGCCCCGGACGGGGTGGGCTGGCTGCTCACCGGGGAGAAGACCTACATCGGCAACGGGGCACGGGCCCAGCTCGGGGTGGTGCTGTGCCGACGGGCCCCGGGACCGTGGGGCATCGAGGCGGTGCTCGTCGACACCGCCGACGCCGGCTGGCACGCCGAGCTGCTGCCCCTGGTGGGGCTGCGCGGCTCCCGGATCAGCCGGATCCGCCTCGACGGCATGTACATCCCACCCGACCGGCTGCTCGGTGCCGGCCGCCCGCGCAGCCGCCGGGGGTTGCACGGGGCGCTGCGTACCCTGCTCTGGTTCCGGCCCAGCGTCGCCGCGCTCGCCGTCGGGGTCACCCACGCCGTCTGCGACTACGTGCTGGAGCACCGGCCCCGGCTCGGCGGCGGCGACCGGGCCCGGCTGGACGACCTGATCGACCGTTCGATGCGGGTCCGCCGGCTGGTCTACGCCGCCGCCGCCGAGGTGGACGCGGGTGCCGCCAACGCCCACCGGATCGGCGCCACCAAGATGAGCGCCGCCCGGCTGGCCGAGGAGGCCACGCTGCTCGCCGCCGACCTGCTCGGCCCGGCCTCGCTGCGGGAGCACCCCTGGCTGGAGAAGACCTACCGGGACGTGCGGGCCTTCGAGTTCATGGAGGGCACCGGCAACATCCACCGGCGGGGCGTGTTCCAGGGGCTGCTGCGCGGCAACTTCTTCCCCGCCGACGGCCCCGCCGACGACCCGGCCGACGGCTCCGCCGAGGACTCTGCTGCGGGCTCCGCCAGCGGCTCCGCCGAGGGTTCCGCCACGCCGGGGCGGGCCGACTGATGCGGCTCGGGGTGGACCTGATCGCCGTCGACGCGCTCGACCGGCTGCTCGGCCGGCGACGCCTGGAACGGTTCGTCTTCGCCGCCGCCGAACTGCGGCTGGCCGACGCGCTGGGACCCGCCCGGCGCACCGAGTTCCTGGCCGGTCGGTTCGTGGCCAAGGAGGCCGTACTCAAGGTCCTCGGCCGCGGCCTGTTCCAGGGGGTACGCCCCAGCGACATCGCGGTCACCCGGGCACCGACCGGCGCACCCGAGGTCGAACTGCGCGGCTCGGCCCGCGCGGTGGCCCGCGACTGCGGCATCGACCAGGTGAGCGTCTCCATCACCCACAAGCACAACCTGGCGATCGCGGTCGCGCTCGCCGCTGCGGCCGGAGGTCCACTGCCATGAACGTGTCCCCGACGGTCCCGGCGACCCGGCTGCTCGGGCTGGGCCACCACCAGCCCGCCCGGGTGGTGACCAACCACGAGCTGGCGCAGCGGCTGGACAGCAGCGACGAGTGGATCCGTACCCGGGTCGGGATCGTCAGCCGGTCGATCGCCGAACCGGACGAGAGCGTGGTCGACCTGGCGGTGGCCGCCGCCGGCA
Above is a window of Micromonospora yangpuensis DNA encoding:
- a CDS encoding acyl-CoA dehydrogenase family protein, translated to MGDWGPVAALTERDPTDAETALLNAYCRDIAAALRAPGMVLDRDPDAIAEHLDLPAVALQNHVLMPAEYRRGGDARLARAVSGVSCVSWALVAERLAYGDTGMVLASPGPSLSSAAVRALADDAQQAWFYGRLAERPTWTFFGLTEPGKGSAAAELETTLTPAPDGVGWLLTGEKTYIGNGARAQLGVVLCRRAPGPWGIEAVLVDTADAGWHAELLPLVGLRGSRISRIRLDGMYIPPDRLLGAGRPRSRRGLHGALRTLLWFRPSVAALAVGVTHAVCDYVLEHRPRLGGGDRARLDDLIDRSMRVRRLVYAAAAEVDAGAANAHRIGATKMSAARLAEEATLLAADLLGPASLREHPWLEKTYRDVRAFEFMEGTGNIHRRGVFQGLLRGNFFPADGPADDPADGSAEDSAAGSASGSAEGSATPGRAD
- a CDS encoding holo-ACP synthase gives rise to the protein MRLGVDLIAVDALDRLLGRRRLERFVFAAAELRLADALGPARRTEFLAGRFVAKEAVLKVLGRGLFQGVRPSDIAVTRAPTGAPEVELRGSARAVARDCGIDQVSVSITHKHNLAIAVALAAAAGGPLP